Proteins encoded by one window of Mustela erminea isolate mMusErm1 chromosome 5, mMusErm1.Pri, whole genome shotgun sequence:
- the CCPG1 gene encoding cell cycle progression protein 1 isoform X3 yields MRCGAPPAAASRLRTPASRLLFLVRRHCAPGCDQRHRDSQHSRAEVALPVQTWKMSENSSDSDSSCGWTVINHEGSDTEMVNSEHGTTSDSCELAPECTSLEQEELQVLQPEQGESSQNDTVLMGETAYPALEETKSALEREEAKSSEDNVYFGTVSDDSDIVTLEPPKLEETGNPEALIVEEVQSPEDFNMGSSSSSQYTFCQPETERWWEKLWKIPECIRGWDDQLKHHVPSQLAFQVFSSQPSDNESSSDETSHQPSPAFRRRRARKKTVSSSESEERQLPEQETDPSKELCKRQFSSGLNKCVILALVIAISMGFGHFYGKHGVNKREGTIQIQKRQQLVRKIHEDELNDMKDYLSQCQQEQESFIDYKSLKENLARCWALTEEEKMAFETQKKNLDTENQHLRISLEKEEKALSLLQEELRKLREQIRILEDKGTGTELVTENQKLKQHLEEEKLKTHSFLNQRETLLAEAKTLRTELERERLVTMALKVELQQLSSSESYGNPDSPNVLTEKKEIEVLRERLTELEQKLTFEQQRSDLWERLYIEAKDQNAKQETDGKKKGSRGNHRAKNKSKETFLGSVKETFDAMKNSTKEFVRHHKEKIKQAKEAVKENLKKFSDSVKSTFRHFKDTTKNIFDEKGNKRFGATKEEAVKKSTVFSEYLHPQYKARTQNQNKGPTTQREGRKEKPTHFEEFRKNTNSQKCSAEHDCSENYDSFRKSCSGVFECAQQESINLFNMKMLNPVGIDEFRQLIERYLLEKLDSFHHWKELDQFINKFFLNGVFIHDQKLFTDFVNDVKDYLKDMKEYQVDNDGVFEKLDGYIYRHFFGHTLSPPYGPSRPDKKQRMVNIENSRHRKQEQKHPQPQPYKREDKETEAQGYTVH; encoded by the exons aCCTGGAAAATGTCTGAAAATTCCAGTGACAGTGATTCATCTTGTGGCTGGACTGTCATCAATCATGAG GGGTCTGATACAGAGATGGTGAATTCTGAACATGGTACAACCAGTGACAGCTGTGAGCTCGCTCCAGAATGTACATCTTTAGAGCAAGAGGAGCTACAAGTATTGCAGCCAGAGCAGGGAG AGAGTAGCCAGAATGACACAGTGTTAATGGGAGAAACTGCTTATCCAGCTTTGGAGGAAACAAAGTCAGCACTTGAG AGAGAAGAAGCAAAGTCATCTGAAGACAATGTCTATTTTGGAACTGTCAGTGATGATTCTGATATTGTTACCCTTGAGCCACCTAAGTTAGAAGAAACTGGAAATCCGGAAGCTCTAATTGTTGAAGAAGTGCAGAGTCCAGAAGACTTTAACATGGGGTCTTCTTCCAGCAGCCAATATACATTTTGTCAGCCAGAAACTG AAAGGTGGTGGGAGAAGCTGTGGAAGATTCCTGAATGCATAAGGGGATGGGATGATCAGCTGAAACACCATGTTCCTAGCCAACTCGCTTTCCAAG tattttcatcCCAGCCTAGCGACAACGAATCAAGTAGTGATGAAACCAGTCATCAGCCTAGTCCTGCTTTTAGACGCCGCCGCGCAAGGAAGAAGACTGTTTCTAGTTCAGAATCCGAAGAACGGCAACTCCCTGAACAAGAAACTGACCCATCTAAGGAGCTGTGTAAACGCCAGTTCAGCAGTGGTCTGAATAAGTGTGTTATACTTGCTTTGGTGATTGCAATCAGCATGGGATTTGGGCATTTCTATG gTAAACATGGAGTTAACAAACGAGAAG gCACAATTCAGATTCAGAAGCGTCAGCAGTTAGTCAGAAAGATACATGAAGATGAATTGAATGATATGAAGGATTATCTTTCCCAATGTCAACAGGAACAAGAATCTTTTATAGATTATAAG TCTTTGAAGGAAAATCTTGCAAGATGTTGGGCCCTTACTGAAGAAGAGAAGATGGCTtttgaaactcagaaaaagaacCTTGATACAGAAAATCAGCATTTAAGAATAtctctggagaaggaagaaaaagccttATCTTTATTACAGGAAGAGTTAAGGAAACTAAGAGAACAGATTAGGATATTGGAAGATAAAGGAACAGGTACTGAATTAGTTACAGAAAATCAGAAACTTAAGCAGCATCTGGAAGAAGAAAAGCTGAAGACACACAGCTTCCTTAATCAGAGGGAAACTCTTTTGGCAGAAGCAAAGACTCTAAGGACGGAACTGGAGAGAGAACGACTAGTAACTATGGCTTTAAAGGTGGAACTCCAGCAGTTAAGCTCTAGTGAGTCATACGGCAACCCAGACTCTCCCAATGTATTgactgaaaaaaaggaaatagaagtccTACGGGAAAGACTCACTGAACTGGAGCAGAAGCTAACCTTTGAACAGCAGCGTTCTGATTTGTGGGAAAGACTATATATTGAGGCAAAAGATCAAAATGCAAAACAAGAAAccgatggaaaaaagaaagggagcagAGGAAACCACAGggctaaaaataaatcaaaggaaacGTTTTTGGGTTCAGTTAAGGAAACATTTGATGCCATGAAGAATTCTACCAAGGAGTTTGTGAGgcatcataaagaaaaaattaaacaggcAAAAGAAGCtgtgaaagaaaatctgaaaaaattttcAGATTCAGTTAAATCCACTTTCAGGCATTTCAAAGATACCACCAAGAATATCTTCGATGAAAAGGGCAATAAAAGATTTGGTGCCACAAAAGAAGAAGCAGTGAAAAAATCAACAGTTTTTAGTGAATATTTACACCCACAGTATAAGGCACGTACACAAAACCAGAATAAAGGCCCTACTAcgcaaagagagggaaggaaagaaaagccaactCACTttgaagaatttagaaaaaatacaaattcacagAAGTGCAGTGCTGAGCATGACTGTAGTGAAAATTatgattctttcagaaaatcttGTTCTGGTGTATTTGAATGTGCTCAACAGGAATCCATTAacctttttaatatgaaaatgttgAATCCTGTAGGGATAGATGAGTTTAGACAGTTAATTGAAAGGTATTTATTAGAAAAACTGGATAGTTTTCATCACTGGAAAGAACTTGATCAATTCATCAATAAGTTTTTCCTAAATGGTGTCTTTATACATGATCAGAAGCTCTTCACTGACTTTGTTAATGATGTTAAAGATTATCTTAAAGACATGAAGGAATATCAAGTAGATAATGATGGAGTGTTTGAGAAGttggatggatatatatatagacactTCTTTGGTCACACTCTTTCCCCTCCATATGGACCCAG TCGACCAGATAAAAAGCAACGTATGGTAAATATTGAAAACTCCAGGCATCGAAAACAAGAGCAGAAGCACCCTCAGCCACAACCTTATAAAAGGGAAG ataaggaaacagaggcacaaggCTATACAGTTCACTAA
- the CCPG1 gene encoding cell cycle progression protein 1 isoform X4, producing the protein MRCGAPPAAASRLRTPASRLLFLVRRHCAPGCDQRHRDSQHSRAEVALPVQTWKMSENSSDSDSSCGWTVINHEGSDTEMVNSEHGTTSDSCELAPECTSLEQEELQVLQPEQGESSQNDTVLMGETAYPALEETKSALEREEAKSSEDNVYFGTVSDDSDIVTLEPPKLEETGNPEALIVEEVQSPEDFNMGSSSSSQYTFCQPETERWWEKLWKIPECIRGWDDQLKHHVPSQLAFQVFSSQPSDNESSSDETSHQPSPAFRRRRARKKTVSSSESEERQLPEQETDPSKELCKRQFSSGLNKCVILALVIAISMGFGHFYGKHGVNKREGTIQIQKRQQLVRKIHEDELNDMKDYLSQCQQEQESFIDYKSLKENLARCWALTEEEKMAFETQKKNLDTENQHLRISLEKEEKALSLLQEELRKLREQIRILEDKGTGTELVTENQKLKQHLEEEKLKTHSFLNQRETLLAEAKTLRTELERERLVTMALKVELQQLSSSESYGNPDSPNVLTEKKEIEVLRERLTELEQKLTFEQQRSDLWERLYIEAKDQNAKQETDGKKKGSRGNHRAKNKSKETFLGSVKETFDAMKNSTKEFVRHHKEKIKQAKEAVKENLKKFSDSVKSTFRHFKDTTKNIFDEKGNKRFGATKEEAVKKSTVFSEYLHPQYKARTQNQNKGPTTQREGRKEKPTHFEEFRKNTNSQKCSAEHDCSENYDSFRKSCSGVFECAQQESINLFNMKMLNPVGIDEFRQLIERYLLEKLDSFHHWKELDQFINKFFLNGVFIHDQKLFTDFVNDVKDYLKDMKEYQVDNDGVFEKLDGYIYRHFFGHTLSPPYGPSRPDKKQRMVNIENSRHRKQEQKHPQPQPYKREEPVDL; encoded by the exons aCCTGGAAAATGTCTGAAAATTCCAGTGACAGTGATTCATCTTGTGGCTGGACTGTCATCAATCATGAG GGGTCTGATACAGAGATGGTGAATTCTGAACATGGTACAACCAGTGACAGCTGTGAGCTCGCTCCAGAATGTACATCTTTAGAGCAAGAGGAGCTACAAGTATTGCAGCCAGAGCAGGGAG AGAGTAGCCAGAATGACACAGTGTTAATGGGAGAAACTGCTTATCCAGCTTTGGAGGAAACAAAGTCAGCACTTGAG AGAGAAGAAGCAAAGTCATCTGAAGACAATGTCTATTTTGGAACTGTCAGTGATGATTCTGATATTGTTACCCTTGAGCCACCTAAGTTAGAAGAAACTGGAAATCCGGAAGCTCTAATTGTTGAAGAAGTGCAGAGTCCAGAAGACTTTAACATGGGGTCTTCTTCCAGCAGCCAATATACATTTTGTCAGCCAGAAACTG AAAGGTGGTGGGAGAAGCTGTGGAAGATTCCTGAATGCATAAGGGGATGGGATGATCAGCTGAAACACCATGTTCCTAGCCAACTCGCTTTCCAAG tattttcatcCCAGCCTAGCGACAACGAATCAAGTAGTGATGAAACCAGTCATCAGCCTAGTCCTGCTTTTAGACGCCGCCGCGCAAGGAAGAAGACTGTTTCTAGTTCAGAATCCGAAGAACGGCAACTCCCTGAACAAGAAACTGACCCATCTAAGGAGCTGTGTAAACGCCAGTTCAGCAGTGGTCTGAATAAGTGTGTTATACTTGCTTTGGTGATTGCAATCAGCATGGGATTTGGGCATTTCTATG gTAAACATGGAGTTAACAAACGAGAAG gCACAATTCAGATTCAGAAGCGTCAGCAGTTAGTCAGAAAGATACATGAAGATGAATTGAATGATATGAAGGATTATCTTTCCCAATGTCAACAGGAACAAGAATCTTTTATAGATTATAAG TCTTTGAAGGAAAATCTTGCAAGATGTTGGGCCCTTACTGAAGAAGAGAAGATGGCTtttgaaactcagaaaaagaacCTTGATACAGAAAATCAGCATTTAAGAATAtctctggagaaggaagaaaaagccttATCTTTATTACAGGAAGAGTTAAGGAAACTAAGAGAACAGATTAGGATATTGGAAGATAAAGGAACAGGTACTGAATTAGTTACAGAAAATCAGAAACTTAAGCAGCATCTGGAAGAAGAAAAGCTGAAGACACACAGCTTCCTTAATCAGAGGGAAACTCTTTTGGCAGAAGCAAAGACTCTAAGGACGGAACTGGAGAGAGAACGACTAGTAACTATGGCTTTAAAGGTGGAACTCCAGCAGTTAAGCTCTAGTGAGTCATACGGCAACCCAGACTCTCCCAATGTATTgactgaaaaaaaggaaatagaagtccTACGGGAAAGACTCACTGAACTGGAGCAGAAGCTAACCTTTGAACAGCAGCGTTCTGATTTGTGGGAAAGACTATATATTGAGGCAAAAGATCAAAATGCAAAACAAGAAAccgatggaaaaaagaaagggagcagAGGAAACCACAGggctaaaaataaatcaaaggaaacGTTTTTGGGTTCAGTTAAGGAAACATTTGATGCCATGAAGAATTCTACCAAGGAGTTTGTGAGgcatcataaagaaaaaattaaacaggcAAAAGAAGCtgtgaaagaaaatctgaaaaaattttcAGATTCAGTTAAATCCACTTTCAGGCATTTCAAAGATACCACCAAGAATATCTTCGATGAAAAGGGCAATAAAAGATTTGGTGCCACAAAAGAAGAAGCAGTGAAAAAATCAACAGTTTTTAGTGAATATTTACACCCACAGTATAAGGCACGTACACAAAACCAGAATAAAGGCCCTACTAcgcaaagagagggaaggaaagaaaagccaactCACTttgaagaatttagaaaaaatacaaattcacagAAGTGCAGTGCTGAGCATGACTGTAGTGAAAATTatgattctttcagaaaatcttGTTCTGGTGTATTTGAATGTGCTCAACAGGAATCCATTAacctttttaatatgaaaatgttgAATCCTGTAGGGATAGATGAGTTTAGACAGTTAATTGAAAGGTATTTATTAGAAAAACTGGATAGTTTTCATCACTGGAAAGAACTTGATCAATTCATCAATAAGTTTTTCCTAAATGGTGTCTTTATACATGATCAGAAGCTCTTCACTGACTTTGTTAATGATGTTAAAGATTATCTTAAAGACATGAAGGAATATCAAGTAGATAATGATGGAGTGTTTGAGAAGttggatggatatatatatagacactTCTTTGGTCACACTCTTTCCCCTCCATATGGACCCAG TCGACCAGATAAAAAGCAACGTATGGTAAATATTGAAAACTCCAGGCATCGAAAACAAGAGCAGAAGCACCCTCAGCCACAACCTTATAAAAGGGAAG AGCCCGTTGACTTGTGA
- the CCPG1 gene encoding cell cycle progression protein 1 isoform X5 — protein sequence MRCGAPPAAASRLRTPASRLLFLVRRHCAPGCDQRHRDSQHSRAEVALPVQTWKMSENSSDSDSSCGWTVINHEGSDTEMVNSEHGTTSDSCELAPECTSLEQEELQVLQPEQGESSQNDTVLMGETAYPALEETKSALEREEAKSSEDNVYFGTVSDDSDIVTLEPPKLEETGNPEALIVEEVQSPEDFNMGSSSSSQYTFCQPETVFSSQPSDNESSSDETSHQPSPAFRRRRARKKTVSSSESEERQLPEQETDPSKELCKRQFSSGLNKCVILALVIAISMGFGHFYGKHGVNKREGTIQIQKRQQLVRKIHEDELNDMKDYLSQCQQEQESFIDYKSLKENLARCWALTEEEKMAFETQKKNLDTENQHLRISLEKEEKALSLLQEELRKLREQIRILEDKGTGTELVTENQKLKQHLEEEKLKTHSFLNQRETLLAEAKTLRTELERERLVTMALKVELQQLSSSESYGNPDSPNVLTEKKEIEVLRERLTELEQKLTFEQQRSDLWERLYIEAKDQNAKQETDGKKKGSRGNHRAKNKSKETFLGSVKETFDAMKNSTKEFVRHHKEKIKQAKEAVKENLKKFSDSVKSTFRHFKDTTKNIFDEKGNKRFGATKEEAVKKSTVFSEYLHPQYKARTQNQNKGPTTQREGRKEKPTHFEEFRKNTNSQKCSAEHDCSENYDSFRKSCSGVFECAQQESINLFNMKMLNPVGIDEFRQLIERYLLEKLDSFHHWKELDQFINKFFLNGVFIHDQKLFTDFVNDVKDYLKDMKEYQVDNDGVFEKLDGYIYRHFFGHTLSPPYGPSRPDKKQRMVNIENSRHRKQEQKHPQPQPYKREGKWHKYGRTNGRHMANLEIELGQLPFDPKY from the exons aCCTGGAAAATGTCTGAAAATTCCAGTGACAGTGATTCATCTTGTGGCTGGACTGTCATCAATCATGAG GGGTCTGATACAGAGATGGTGAATTCTGAACATGGTACAACCAGTGACAGCTGTGAGCTCGCTCCAGAATGTACATCTTTAGAGCAAGAGGAGCTACAAGTATTGCAGCCAGAGCAGGGAG AGAGTAGCCAGAATGACACAGTGTTAATGGGAGAAACTGCTTATCCAGCTTTGGAGGAAACAAAGTCAGCACTTGAG AGAGAAGAAGCAAAGTCATCTGAAGACAATGTCTATTTTGGAACTGTCAGTGATGATTCTGATATTGTTACCCTTGAGCCACCTAAGTTAGAAGAAACTGGAAATCCGGAAGCTCTAATTGTTGAAGAAGTGCAGAGTCCAGAAGACTTTAACATGGGGTCTTCTTCCAGCAGCCAATATACATTTTGTCAGCCAGAAACTG tattttcatcCCAGCCTAGCGACAACGAATCAAGTAGTGATGAAACCAGTCATCAGCCTAGTCCTGCTTTTAGACGCCGCCGCGCAAGGAAGAAGACTGTTTCTAGTTCAGAATCCGAAGAACGGCAACTCCCTGAACAAGAAACTGACCCATCTAAGGAGCTGTGTAAACGCCAGTTCAGCAGTGGTCTGAATAAGTGTGTTATACTTGCTTTGGTGATTGCAATCAGCATGGGATTTGGGCATTTCTATG gTAAACATGGAGTTAACAAACGAGAAG gCACAATTCAGATTCAGAAGCGTCAGCAGTTAGTCAGAAAGATACATGAAGATGAATTGAATGATATGAAGGATTATCTTTCCCAATGTCAACAGGAACAAGAATCTTTTATAGATTATAAG TCTTTGAAGGAAAATCTTGCAAGATGTTGGGCCCTTACTGAAGAAGAGAAGATGGCTtttgaaactcagaaaaagaacCTTGATACAGAAAATCAGCATTTAAGAATAtctctggagaaggaagaaaaagccttATCTTTATTACAGGAAGAGTTAAGGAAACTAAGAGAACAGATTAGGATATTGGAAGATAAAGGAACAGGTACTGAATTAGTTACAGAAAATCAGAAACTTAAGCAGCATCTGGAAGAAGAAAAGCTGAAGACACACAGCTTCCTTAATCAGAGGGAAACTCTTTTGGCAGAAGCAAAGACTCTAAGGACGGAACTGGAGAGAGAACGACTAGTAACTATGGCTTTAAAGGTGGAACTCCAGCAGTTAAGCTCTAGTGAGTCATACGGCAACCCAGACTCTCCCAATGTATTgactgaaaaaaaggaaatagaagtccTACGGGAAAGACTCACTGAACTGGAGCAGAAGCTAACCTTTGAACAGCAGCGTTCTGATTTGTGGGAAAGACTATATATTGAGGCAAAAGATCAAAATGCAAAACAAGAAAccgatggaaaaaagaaagggagcagAGGAAACCACAGggctaaaaataaatcaaaggaaacGTTTTTGGGTTCAGTTAAGGAAACATTTGATGCCATGAAGAATTCTACCAAGGAGTTTGTGAGgcatcataaagaaaaaattaaacaggcAAAAGAAGCtgtgaaagaaaatctgaaaaaattttcAGATTCAGTTAAATCCACTTTCAGGCATTTCAAAGATACCACCAAGAATATCTTCGATGAAAAGGGCAATAAAAGATTTGGTGCCACAAAAGAAGAAGCAGTGAAAAAATCAACAGTTTTTAGTGAATATTTACACCCACAGTATAAGGCACGTACACAAAACCAGAATAAAGGCCCTACTAcgcaaagagagggaaggaaagaaaagccaactCACTttgaagaatttagaaaaaatacaaattcacagAAGTGCAGTGCTGAGCATGACTGTAGTGAAAATTatgattctttcagaaaatcttGTTCTGGTGTATTTGAATGTGCTCAACAGGAATCCATTAacctttttaatatgaaaatgttgAATCCTGTAGGGATAGATGAGTTTAGACAGTTAATTGAAAGGTATTTATTAGAAAAACTGGATAGTTTTCATCACTGGAAAGAACTTGATCAATTCATCAATAAGTTTTTCCTAAATGGTGTCTTTATACATGATCAGAAGCTCTTCACTGACTTTGTTAATGATGTTAAAGATTATCTTAAAGACATGAAGGAATATCAAGTAGATAATGATGGAGTGTTTGAGAAGttggatggatatatatatagacactTCTTTGGTCACACTCTTTCCCCTCCATATGGACCCAG TCGACCAGATAAAAAGCAACGTATGGTAAATATTGAAAACTCCAGGCATCGAAAACAAGAGCAGAAGCACCCTCAGCCACAACCTTATAAAAGGGAAGGTAAATGGCATAAATATGGTCGCACTAATGGAAGACACATGGCAAATCTTGAAATAGAATTGGGGCAGTTACCTTTTGACCCTAAATACTGA
- the CCPG1 gene encoding cell cycle progression protein 1 isoform X2: protein MRCGAPPAAASRLRTPASRLLFLVRRHCAPGCDQRHRDSQHSRAEVALPVQTWKMSENSSDSDSSCGWTVINHEGSDTEMVNSEHGTTSDSCELAPECTSLEQEELQVLQPEQGESSQNDTVLMGETAYPALEETKSALEREEAKSSEDNVYFGTVSDDSDIVTLEPPKLEETGNPEALIVEEVQSPEDFNMGSSSSSQYTFCQPETERWWEKLWKIPECIRGWDDQLKHHVPSQLAFQVFSSQPSDNESSSDETSHQPSPAFRRRRARKKTVSSSESEERQLPEQETDPSKELCKRQFSSGLNKCVILALVIAISMGFGHFYGTIQIQKRQQLVRKIHEDELNDMKDYLSQCQQEQESFIDYKSLKENLARCWALTEEEKMAFETQKKNLDTENQHLRISLEKEEKALSLLQEELRKLREQIRILEDKGTGTELVTENQKLKQHLEEEKLKTHSFLNQRETLLAEAKTLRTELERERLVTMALKVELQQLSSSESYGNPDSPNVLTEKKEIEVLRERLTELEQKLTFEQQRSDLWERLYIEAKDQNAKQETDGKKKGSRGNHRAKNKSKETFLGSVKETFDAMKNSTKEFVRHHKEKIKQAKEAVKENLKKFSDSVKSTFRHFKDTTKNIFDEKGNKRFGATKEEAVKKSTVFSEYLHPQYKARTQNQNKGPTTQREGRKEKPTHFEEFRKNTNSQKCSAEHDCSENYDSFRKSCSGVFECAQQESINLFNMKMLNPVGIDEFRQLIERYLLEKLDSFHHWKELDQFINKFFLNGVFIHDQKLFTDFVNDVKDYLKDMKEYQVDNDGVFEKLDGYIYRHFFGHTLSPPYGPSRPDKKQRMVNIENSRHRKQEQKHPQPQPYKREGKWHKYGRTNGRHMANLEIELGQLPFDPKY, encoded by the exons aCCTGGAAAATGTCTGAAAATTCCAGTGACAGTGATTCATCTTGTGGCTGGACTGTCATCAATCATGAG GGGTCTGATACAGAGATGGTGAATTCTGAACATGGTACAACCAGTGACAGCTGTGAGCTCGCTCCAGAATGTACATCTTTAGAGCAAGAGGAGCTACAAGTATTGCAGCCAGAGCAGGGAG AGAGTAGCCAGAATGACACAGTGTTAATGGGAGAAACTGCTTATCCAGCTTTGGAGGAAACAAAGTCAGCACTTGAG AGAGAAGAAGCAAAGTCATCTGAAGACAATGTCTATTTTGGAACTGTCAGTGATGATTCTGATATTGTTACCCTTGAGCCACCTAAGTTAGAAGAAACTGGAAATCCGGAAGCTCTAATTGTTGAAGAAGTGCAGAGTCCAGAAGACTTTAACATGGGGTCTTCTTCCAGCAGCCAATATACATTTTGTCAGCCAGAAACTG AAAGGTGGTGGGAGAAGCTGTGGAAGATTCCTGAATGCATAAGGGGATGGGATGATCAGCTGAAACACCATGTTCCTAGCCAACTCGCTTTCCAAG tattttcatcCCAGCCTAGCGACAACGAATCAAGTAGTGATGAAACCAGTCATCAGCCTAGTCCTGCTTTTAGACGCCGCCGCGCAAGGAAGAAGACTGTTTCTAGTTCAGAATCCGAAGAACGGCAACTCCCTGAACAAGAAACTGACCCATCTAAGGAGCTGTGTAAACGCCAGTTCAGCAGTGGTCTGAATAAGTGTGTTATACTTGCTTTGGTGATTGCAATCAGCATGGGATTTGGGCATTTCTATG gCACAATTCAGATTCAGAAGCGTCAGCAGTTAGTCAGAAAGATACATGAAGATGAATTGAATGATATGAAGGATTATCTTTCCCAATGTCAACAGGAACAAGAATCTTTTATAGATTATAAG TCTTTGAAGGAAAATCTTGCAAGATGTTGGGCCCTTACTGAAGAAGAGAAGATGGCTtttgaaactcagaaaaagaacCTTGATACAGAAAATCAGCATTTAAGAATAtctctggagaaggaagaaaaagccttATCTTTATTACAGGAAGAGTTAAGGAAACTAAGAGAACAGATTAGGATATTGGAAGATAAAGGAACAGGTACTGAATTAGTTACAGAAAATCAGAAACTTAAGCAGCATCTGGAAGAAGAAAAGCTGAAGACACACAGCTTCCTTAATCAGAGGGAAACTCTTTTGGCAGAAGCAAAGACTCTAAGGACGGAACTGGAGAGAGAACGACTAGTAACTATGGCTTTAAAGGTGGAACTCCAGCAGTTAAGCTCTAGTGAGTCATACGGCAACCCAGACTCTCCCAATGTATTgactgaaaaaaaggaaatagaagtccTACGGGAAAGACTCACTGAACTGGAGCAGAAGCTAACCTTTGAACAGCAGCGTTCTGATTTGTGGGAAAGACTATATATTGAGGCAAAAGATCAAAATGCAAAACAAGAAAccgatggaaaaaagaaagggagcagAGGAAACCACAGggctaaaaataaatcaaaggaaacGTTTTTGGGTTCAGTTAAGGAAACATTTGATGCCATGAAGAATTCTACCAAGGAGTTTGTGAGgcatcataaagaaaaaattaaacaggcAAAAGAAGCtgtgaaagaaaatctgaaaaaattttcAGATTCAGTTAAATCCACTTTCAGGCATTTCAAAGATACCACCAAGAATATCTTCGATGAAAAGGGCAATAAAAGATTTGGTGCCACAAAAGAAGAAGCAGTGAAAAAATCAACAGTTTTTAGTGAATATTTACACCCACAGTATAAGGCACGTACACAAAACCAGAATAAAGGCCCTACTAcgcaaagagagggaaggaaagaaaagccaactCACTttgaagaatttagaaaaaatacaaattcacagAAGTGCAGTGCTGAGCATGACTGTAGTGAAAATTatgattctttcagaaaatcttGTTCTGGTGTATTTGAATGTGCTCAACAGGAATCCATTAacctttttaatatgaaaatgttgAATCCTGTAGGGATAGATGAGTTTAGACAGTTAATTGAAAGGTATTTATTAGAAAAACTGGATAGTTTTCATCACTGGAAAGAACTTGATCAATTCATCAATAAGTTTTTCCTAAATGGTGTCTTTATACATGATCAGAAGCTCTTCACTGACTTTGTTAATGATGTTAAAGATTATCTTAAAGACATGAAGGAATATCAAGTAGATAATGATGGAGTGTTTGAGAAGttggatggatatatatatagacactTCTTTGGTCACACTCTTTCCCCTCCATATGGACCCAG TCGACCAGATAAAAAGCAACGTATGGTAAATATTGAAAACTCCAGGCATCGAAAACAAGAGCAGAAGCACCCTCAGCCACAACCTTATAAAAGGGAAGGTAAATGGCATAAATATGGTCGCACTAATGGAAGACACATGGCAAATCTTGAAATAGAATTGGGGCAGTTACCTTTTGACCCTAAATACTGA